In Methanothermobacter tenebrarum, the sequence TTTTTATGTTTGATGCTACCACTGGTATTTTGTATTCTTTTTCTAGTTTTTCTTTCATCTTTGCGACTTCGATTAGGGGCGGGTCCACGCCTATGAGCGGCACTATCGCGTCCACGTCTTCTTGGAGGGCTATTTCTGCAGGTTTGTCCATGCCCCTTGGTACTATGTAGTATTTGTCTGCTAGGTCCAGGTTGGGGGCTTTCGGATTTGATTCTGTGAGTATTGTGGTTATCCCCATCCTTTTAGCATAATCTGCCACATCATTGAATAGGCGGGCGCCGATGAATAATATTTTCATTATTATCACTGGATTGTCTTGTTGAGGATTGAGATGAGTTTTCCCATGGATTCTCTCACGGGCTCTGATATTCTAGTGGAAAAGTCTAATCTCTTGGGTTGTATCCCTATTAGGATTATCCTGTAACTTTTATGGGCTTGGAGGTAATCTATGAGGAATGATAATGGCATTGCATGGGTTGATATGTTGTAATTGGCTATTTTATCCTTTTCTATGATTTTTATTGTGCCTGGTTTGGCTCCCATCTCCACAGCATCTATAATTATGATATGTGTTGGGTTCTCTTTTTTGATTTTCCCTGTGAAGTTTTCGGGTACTGTGCCACCATCTATTACTGTGAAGTTTCCATTTTTTGAAAGTTTTTTTGCGATGGCCGGTCCTAGGCCATCATCTCCCCTTAGCTCGTTTCCAACGGTGAGAATGAGGATCTTCTTATAGCCTTTGAGGAATTTTTCAAGTTCTTTTTTTATATTCATGTTGGTCCTCTATGTCTTTGATTTTGGCTTTTATTGTGTTGAGTCCTCCTCCCATTTTATAGGATAGGGTGACCTTTATCATGTAATTTTCCTGTTTGATTTCTTCCAATGGTATAAGCAGTGGTGGGTTCATCATCTCTGTGGGACCTGCTATGATATTCTCTGTTAGTAGTGTGAATGTGGTTATTTTTAATCCGTTGATCCTACCATTTGCCGGGACCTTGAATGTTTTTTTAAATTTTTCATCTACTCTTTTATTGAATTTTATGATATCATAGATTGTTAGACTCCCCCTGGTCTTGTATTGGTAGTTTTCATCGTATCTGATCGTCTCTGAGTCCATCTCTATCGCTTCAGCCCCGTTGATGACACCATAGGGTATTATCCGCCCGTCTTCTTTTAAGTGTTCCAGGCACTTGTTTACCACGGGTACTTGTTCTTCATCTATGAGGGCTGTGTCTAACATTTCACAGATTATGGTATCGGCTTGGAAGGGGAAATCATATAAGAGAACATCCCTGTTAACCACCCTGACATTTGGGAGACCCTCAAGGTTCCTGGAGGCGTATGATGCTATCTTTTCATCTTTTTCTATTGCAAAAACAGTTTTAGAATAGGGTGCCGCGAAGTAGGATAGGATCCCGCTCCCGGCACCTATATCATAGACTATACCATGTGCATGTTCTTTTATAGCCTCGTAAAAACCTGAAAGTCTTTCATAGTCCCTTAGGAGATTGTGATGATACGCTGTCACAAAGAATCTCATTTTTCATGTTCTATGTCCTTGCCCGTGGATGTGCTTATCAGTCTCACATGTTCAACTCCCTTAAGTCTCATCATCTTCTCTGTCAGTTCACGGATTTTTTCAACATCCCCCTTAACCACTATGACTTCGAGGCAGTGCCTTTCTGTCATGTGCACGTGCATAACAGCACTTATATATTCGCGGTAGGCATGTTGTATGTCCGCAAGATCTTCCATGACACCAGTATAGTGATGATCATAGATTACTGCGATCACACCCACCCTCTCTCCTTCCATCTCCTTCATCCACTGGTAACGGACTATATAATCCTTTATAGCATCCCTTATACCCTTAGACCTTGACTGGTAGCCCCTATCACGTAATACCTCATCAAATTCGTTAAGCAAATCCTTTGGTAATGACATGCTTATACGCATCATAACTATTACCCCTCCTCTAAATTCATATTAAGATATTATATTAATAATCTAACATAATATTTAAAGTTTCAAGACACACAAAATTTATCACCCCCAATAAAATAAT encodes:
- the hycI gene encoding hydrogenase maturation peptidase HycI → MNIKKELEKFLKGYKKILILTVGNELRGDDGLGPAIAKKLSKNGNFTVIDGGTVPENFTGKIKKENPTHIIIIDAVEMGAKPGTIKIIEKDKIANYNISTHAMPLSFLIDYLQAHKSYRIILIGIQPKRLDFSTRISEPVRESMGKLISILNKTIQ
- a CDS encoding methyltransferase domain-containing protein, whose amino-acid sequence is MRFFVTAYHHNLLRDYERLSGFYEAIKEHAHGIVYDIGAGSGILSYFAAPYSKTVFAIEKDEKIASYASRNLEGLPNVRVVNRDVLLYDFPFQADTIICEMLDTALIDEEQVPVVNKCLEHLKEDGRIIPYGVINGAEAIEMDSETIRYDENYQYKTRGSLTIYDIIKFNKRVDEKFKKTFKVPANGRINGLKITTFTLLTENIIAGPTEMMNPPLLIPLEEIKQENYMIKVTLSYKMGGGLNTIKAKIKDIEDQHEYKKRT
- the nikR gene encoding nickel-responsive transcriptional regulator NikR, which translates into the protein MMRISMSLPKDLLNEFDEVLRDRGYQSRSKGIRDAIKDYIVRYQWMKEMEGERVGVIAVIYDHHYTGVMEDLADIQHAYREYISAVMHVHMTERHCLEVIVVKGDVEKIRELTEKMMRLKGVEHVRLISTSTGKDIEHEK